From Psychrobacillus sp. FSL K6-2836, a single genomic window includes:
- a CDS encoding class I SAM-dependent methyltransferase produces the protein MSDHYYSRKPQTESKPRHWNFTLLGYNFRFETDAGVFSKSEVDFGSRVLIDAFEAPDLEGPILDIGCGYGPIGLSIAKANEGRTVHLVDVNTRAIQLAEKNAAANGIQNVRIYESDGLSAVDTANFAAIITNPPIRAGKETIFRFYDESYEKLVSKGELWVVIQKKQGAPSTFSYLEEIFGQVDVVDKARGYWIIKATKIDLTKSL, from the coding sequence GTGTCTGATCATTATTACTCTAGGAAACCCCAAACGGAAAGTAAACCGCGCCATTGGAATTTTACATTGCTCGGGTATAATTTTCGGTTTGAAACAGATGCTGGTGTATTTAGTAAGAGCGAAGTAGATTTTGGCTCCCGTGTATTAATTGATGCTTTTGAAGCACCAGATCTAGAAGGTCCAATTTTAGATATAGGTTGTGGATATGGGCCGATAGGTCTTTCTATTGCAAAAGCAAATGAGGGAAGAACAGTTCATTTGGTAGATGTTAACACACGTGCAATCCAACTTGCAGAAAAAAATGCTGCTGCTAACGGGATACAAAATGTACGAATCTATGAAAGTGATGGATTGTCAGCGGTTGACACTGCGAACTTTGCGGCTATTATAACTAATCCACCGATTCGCGCTGGGAAAGAAACTATTTTTCGTTTCTACGATGAATCCTATGAAAAGTTAGTTTCAAAGGGAGAATTGTGGGTTGTGATTCAAAAGAAACAAGGGGCACCATCAACTTTTAGTTACTTAGAAGAGATTTTTGGTCAAGTAGACGTTGTAGATAAAGCTAGAGGTTATTGGATTATCAAAGCTACAAAGATTGACTTGACAAAATCGCTATGA
- the rplJ gene encoding 50S ribosomal protein L10: MNKAIETKKVQVQEIAEKFKAAASVVVVDYRGLNVAQVTELRKQLREAGVEFKVYKNSLTRRATEVAGVDGINESLIGPNAVAFSNEDVIAPAKIINDFAKKNDQLEIKAGIIEGTVASAEDVKALAELPSREGLLSMLLSVLQAPMRNFALATKAVAEQKEEQGA, translated from the coding sequence ATGAACAAAGCAATCGAAACGAAAAAAGTGCAAGTTCAAGAAATTGCTGAAAAGTTTAAAGCTGCTGCTTCCGTAGTAGTTGTTGACTATCGCGGTTTGAACGTTGCGCAAGTAACAGAATTACGTAAACAGCTTCGTGAAGCGGGTGTGGAATTCAAAGTTTACAAAAACTCACTTACACGCCGTGCTACTGAAGTTGCTGGAGTTGACGGGATTAACGAAAGCCTTATTGGTCCAAACGCAGTAGCGTTTTCTAACGAAGACGTAATCGCACCAGCTAAAATCATTAATGATTTTGCTAAAAAGAACGATCAACTTGAGATTAAAGCTGGAATCATCGAAGGAACTGTAGCATCTGCTGAAGATGTGAAAGCATTAGCAGAACTTCCATCACGCGAAGGACTACTTTCTATGCTTCTTTCAGTACTTCAAGCTCCAATGCGCAACTTTGCGCTTGCAACAAAAGCTGTTGCAGAACAAAAAGAAGAACAAGGCGCATAA
- the rplL gene encoding 50S ribosomal protein L7/L12, producing MNNEQILEAIKSMTVLELNDLVKAIEEEFGVTAAAPMAMAAGGGAAAEEEKTDFDVILASAGDQKIKVIKVVREITGLGLKEAKEVVDNAPKALKEGVSKDEAEAFKAQLEEVGAGVEIK from the coding sequence ATGAATAACGAACAAATCTTAGAAGCTATCAAATCAATGACAGTTCTTGAATTAAACGACTTAGTAAAAGCAATTGAAGAAGAATTCGGTGTTACTGCTGCTGCTCCAATGGCAATGGCTGCTGGTGGCGGAGCTGCTGCTGAAGAAGAAAAAACTGATTTTGATGTAATCCTAGCATCTGCTGGAGATCAAAAAATCAAAGTAATCAAAGTGGTTCGTGAAATCACTGGTCTTGGATTAAAAGAAGCTAAAGAAGTAGTTGATAACGCTCCTAAAGCACTTAAAGAAGGCGTTTCTAAAGACGAAGCAGAAGCTTTCAAAGCACAACTTGAAGAAGTTGGCGCAGGCGTAGAAATCAAGTAA